One part of the Aurantibacillus circumpalustris genome encodes these proteins:
- a CDS encoding DUF1761 domain-containing protein, with product MNIVVLLGATLVPLVIGFVWYNPKIGFGKAWMVATGITEEDGKNANMGLIFGLTILLSFFVAVVMTMLVVHQVHVNALLTHQPDSGDPNSESMTLLAKFTELYGTSYRTFKHGAFHGTFAGIMLAFPIIGVPALFERKSFKYVAINAGYWVVCMALMGGIICAFTQV from the coding sequence ATGAATATAGTAGTATTATTAGGCGCCACTTTGGTGCCATTAGTTATTGGATTTGTTTGGTACAATCCAAAAATTGGGTTTGGTAAAGCCTGGATGGTTGCCACGGGAATAACCGAAGAAGATGGAAAAAATGCAAATATGGGTTTGATTTTTGGTCTAACCATTTTATTGTCTTTTTTTGTGGCAGTTGTTATGACCATGCTGGTAGTCCATCAGGTTCATGTTAATGCACTTTTGACGCATCAACCAGACTCAGGAGATCCTAATTCAGAGTCGATGACACTACTCGCGAAATTCACCGAGCTTTATGGTACAAGTTACCGAACGTTTAAGCATGGAGCATTTCATGGCACCTTCGCAGGGATCATGCTTGCCTTTCCAATTATTGGCGTACCAGCTTTATTCGAGCGTAAATCATTTAAATATGTTGCTATTAATGCTGGATACTGGGTAGTTTGCATGGCTTTAATGGGCGGCATTATCTGTGCATTTACACAAGTTTAA
- a CDS encoding DUF5723 family protein, which yields MRTLLHFFLLFLASFTLYAQERLGITNSNYYSTANIQLNPSSSVDSRTYMQLHLAGVNIYAKTNFAYLPNFNIKQIANPPEPIRTEGTNKKFLYVNGSAEALSFVMSKRTYGFGFFVRARTVLDMRGVSYELASALLNGQGFSSVVDRSLLGQKLKNAKFSHMSWAEYGINLGKIIKREQDILITVGTNLKYLTGINIIYANILEFDSYNDGNGAFGVNNLDAKILRNKSKWNSGKGFGLDLGITYKIMEGYVDKYYANSKLSNCDYVDYKCKIALSLRDLGFINFKGANTDTRVKGSGFFDPYHSDTSFVDALGYNFQNTTVQGNPILASLPTALTGQFDYNFDNSIYLNFTLVKNLVPTRITGVPSPDLFSICPRIEFKQFEFALPLTFQKFIYPQLGFGLRFRSFVVGMDNMFPLFLTRNTNGFNVYCSLAISLFRNPACNTKRMSVSKCPSYRKTGKNKAKKRKHF from the coding sequence ATGAGAACTCTATTACATTTCTTTTTGTTATTTCTAGCGAGTTTTACGCTTTACGCTCAGGAAAGGTTAGGCATTACAAATAGCAATTATTACAGTACGGCAAACATTCAATTAAATCCATCATCGAGTGTAGATTCAAGAACCTATATGCAATTGCATTTAGCTGGGGTAAACATTTATGCGAAAACCAATTTCGCTTACCTTCCTAATTTTAATATTAAACAAATCGCCAATCCACCAGAACCAATTAGAACGGAAGGAACTAATAAAAAATTTTTATACGTGAACGGATCTGCAGAAGCTCTCTCGTTTGTTATGAGCAAAAGAACTTACGGCTTTGGTTTTTTTGTTAGAGCCAGAACAGTACTCGACATGAGAGGGGTTTCTTATGAGTTGGCCTCTGCCTTGTTAAACGGACAAGGTTTTTCGAGTGTTGTTGATCGAAGTCTTTTAGGTCAAAAATTAAAAAACGCAAAATTTAGTCACATGTCTTGGGCTGAATATGGAATCAATCTTGGCAAAATTATCAAACGAGAACAGGATATTTTAATCACTGTGGGAACAAATTTAAAATACCTTACCGGAATTAATATTATTTATGCCAACATTCTTGAGTTTGATAGTTATAACGATGGGAATGGCGCTTTTGGTGTAAACAATCTTGATGCTAAAATTTTAAGAAATAAATCAAAATGGAACTCAGGTAAAGGATTTGGATTAGATCTCGGCATCACCTATAAAATAATGGAGGGTTACGTTGATAAATATTATGCCAATTCAAAACTATCGAATTGCGACTACGTGGACTATAAATGCAAAATAGCTCTTTCACTAAGAGATCTCGGTTTTATAAATTTCAAAGGTGCTAATACCGACACCCGAGTGAAAGGTTCAGGATTCTTCGATCCCTATCATTCCGACACTTCTTTTGTAGATGCATTAGGATACAATTTTCAAAACACAACAGTACAAGGTAACCCAATCTTAGCAAGTCTGCCAACGGCATTAACAGGTCAATTTGATTATAATTTTGATAACTCCATTTATTTGAATTTTACTTTAGTCAAAAACCTCGTGCCTACGCGCATAACCGGAGTACCAAGTCCCGATCTATTTTCTATTTGTCCACGCATAGAATTTAAACAATTTGAGTTTGCATTGCCGCTAACATTTCAAAAATTTATTTACCCTCAACTTGGTTTTGGTTTAAGATTTAGAAGTTTTGTTGTTGGTATGGACAATATGTTCCCATTATTTTTAACACGGAATACCAATGGCTTTAATGTTTATTGCAGTCTTGCTATTTCCTTATTCAGGAACCCTGCTTGTAACACTAAAAGAATGAGTGTATCAAAATGCCCAAGCTATAGAAAGACAGGCAAAAATAAAGCAAAAAAAAGAAAACATTTTTAG
- a CDS encoding mannose-1-phosphate guanylyltransferase has translation MKHHYAIIMAGGVGTRFWPMSTTQHPKQFLDILGTGQTLLQQTYDRVAQTCPIENIFVVTSNAYEKLVAEQLPKLLKENILCESARKNTAPCIAYASYKIHKRDPKAITLVAPSDHLVKKEDTFVKAIKSCFDKAKQQDCLITLGIKPTRPDTGYGYIQFIKSDVEEKDKRINKVKTFTEKPDAEMANFFMDSGDFLWNSGIFIWSTESIISAMEKHDPELANVFKEGWDFYNTDKEKEFVNRAYATCKNISIDYSVMEKAKNVYVRSSIFGWSDLGTWGSLYTQIKKDDKNNALVGKNIITYDCNNCIVQVPKDKLVVLQGLEDYIVVESEGVLMICKKQDEQQIRNFVNDVKVSKGEKFV, from the coding sequence ATGAAACATCACTACGCAATTATAATGGCAGGAGGGGTTGGCACTCGTTTTTGGCCAATGAGCACTACACAGCACCCCAAGCAGTTTTTGGATATATTAGGAACTGGTCAGACCTTATTACAGCAAACGTATGATCGTGTTGCTCAAACTTGCCCAATAGAAAATATTTTCGTGGTAACCAGTAACGCTTATGAAAAACTGGTTGCTGAGCAACTACCAAAACTATTAAAGGAAAATATTTTATGTGAGTCAGCACGAAAAAACACGGCGCCTTGCATTGCCTACGCCTCCTATAAAATACATAAACGCGATCCAAAAGCCATTACTTTAGTTGCCCCGAGTGATCATCTCGTGAAAAAGGAAGATACATTTGTAAAAGCAATAAAGTCGTGTTTTGATAAAGCCAAACAACAAGACTGTCTGATAACGCTTGGCATTAAACCAACACGTCCTGATACAGGTTATGGTTACATTCAATTTATTAAAAGTGATGTTGAAGAAAAAGATAAACGCATTAATAAAGTAAAAACCTTTACCGAAAAACCTGATGCCGAAATGGCTAACTTTTTTATGGATAGTGGTGACTTTTTGTGGAACTCAGGTATTTTTATTTGGAGCACAGAAAGCATTATAAGCGCCATGGAAAAACATGATCCTGAGTTGGCTAATGTTTTTAAAGAAGGTTGGGATTTTTATAATACAGATAAAGAAAAAGAATTTGTTAACCGAGCTTATGCCACCTGCAAAAATATTTCGATTGATTACAGTGTGATGGAAAAAGCAAAGAATGTTTATGTACGTTCAAGTATTTTTGGTTGGAGTGATCTTGGAACGTGGGGAAGTTTGTACACGCAAATTAAGAAGGATGATAAGAACAACGCTTTAGTAGGTAAAAATATTATTACCTATGATTGCAACAATTGTATCGTTCAAGTTCCAAAAGATAAATTAGTTGTGCTTCAAGGTTTAGAAGACTACATTGTTGTTGAAAGTGAAGGTGTATTAATGATTTGCAAAAAACAGGACGAACAACAGATTCGTAATTTTGTAAACGATGTAAAAGTGAGTAAAGGCGAAAAATTCGTTTAG
- a CDS encoding DUF4476 domain-containing protein, whose protein sequence is MKKRISILVVLFLSAFFSYSQSNVNLIVFSEDGDAFYVFVNGVKQNNIPETNLKMSNISPNISLRIEFENKSLPQLKQTMALEPNFEHTARIKRDAKNQLKLRYFGSVPLNESTVTVKEVQYNTAENSTSEEPKTGDGYSYNNNSSSTVTQSNSGNTSPTNVSINISMPDINMTVNANDPNATRTDASHSKTTRNSSASSTYNRGHHSGSGHDSEAKKHNNTNSNIKTNTNKNFSYGCRAAMSQANFNKIKEAVESKPFSDTKMSTAKVATKNACLSVDQIKVITKLFSMDGDKLTYAKYAYDYCVDKSNYYQVGEVFSFSTTTEELNAFLTK, encoded by the coding sequence ATGAAAAAACGAATAAGTATTTTGGTTGTTTTATTCTTATCTGCATTCTTCTCTTATAGTCAGTCTAATGTTAATCTTATTGTCTTCTCAGAAGATGGCGATGCCTTCTACGTTTTTGTTAATGGTGTGAAACAAAACAATATACCTGAGACAAATTTAAAAATGTCAAACATTTCCCCGAACATAAGTTTGCGAATTGAATTTGAAAATAAAAGTTTGCCTCAATTAAAACAAACTATGGCGCTAGAACCTAATTTCGAGCATACGGCGCGCATAAAAAGGGATGCGAAGAACCAGTTAAAATTGCGGTATTTTGGAAGTGTTCCCTTAAATGAGTCGACAGTTACCGTGAAAGAAGTACAATATAATACGGCGGAAAATTCTACTTCTGAAGAACCGAAAACAGGCGATGGATATTCTTATAACAACAATTCCTCGTCAACCGTTACACAAAGTAATTCGGGCAATACATCCCCGACCAATGTTTCTATCAATATTAGTATGCCGGATATTAACATGACTGTAAATGCAAATGATCCAAATGCCACGAGAACTGACGCGTCACATTCGAAAACTACTCGAAATAGTAGTGCTTCGTCCACTTATAATAGGGGGCATCATTCTGGCAGTGGACATGATTCTGAAGCAAAGAAGCACAATAATACCAATTCGAATATCAAAACTAATACGAATAAAAACTTTTCTTATGGATGCAGAGCGGCTATGAGTCAGGCTAATTTTAATAAGATAAAAGAAGCGGTAGAGTCAAAGCCATTCTCAGACACCAAAATGAGTACCGCTAAAGTCGCAACGAAGAACGCGTGCCTTTCTGTGGATCAGATAAAAGTAATTACAAAACTATTTAGCATGGACGGTGATAAACTTACTTATGCAAAGTATGCTTATGATTATTGCGTGGATAAATCGAACTATTATCAGGTGGGCGAAGTGTTTTCGTTCAGCACAACTACCGAGGAACTCAACGCGTTTTTAACCAAGTAA
- a CDS encoding T9SS type B sorting domain-containing protein, translating to MHYLWNTFETTQKIKITNPGRYWVALINGSCNTVDTVYIKPLQGSGVVLNREATFCMNEEIRTISIKVNPGTKIQWSTGSTSASIYVIKEGNYWVKTEMNNCGAQIDTIKVKLKVCECEMMIPNSFTPNEDNRNDYFFPIAQCDYSYYMMTITDRWGNTVFTTNNIAGRWDGRFKGNLCPEDIYIFKIESTEKGSDKKLIRNGHISLFR from the coding sequence ATGCATTACTTATGGAATACCTTCGAAACAACACAAAAAATTAAAATTACTAATCCCGGAAGGTATTGGGTTGCCCTCATTAATGGAAGCTGCAATACTGTGGATACTGTTTACATAAAACCATTGCAAGGGAGTGGTGTTGTGTTAAACCGAGAGGCTACTTTTTGCATGAATGAAGAAATTAGAACCATAAGTATTAAGGTAAACCCAGGTACAAAAATTCAGTGGAGCACGGGTTCTACGTCAGCAAGCATTTATGTTATAAAGGAGGGAAATTATTGGGTGAAAACAGAAATGAATAACTGCGGGGCACAAATAGATACTATTAAAGTAAAATTAAAAGTATGCGAATGCGAAATGATGATTCCAAATAGTTTTACACCCAATGAAGATAACCGCAATGACTATTTTTTTCCCATTGCCCAATGCGATTATTCTTATTACATGATGACGATTACGGATCGCTGGGGAAATACAGTGTTTACAACAAACAATATAGCTGGCAGATGGGATGGTAGATTTAAAGGTAATTTATGTCCGGAAGATATTTACATTTTTAAAATTGAAAGTACTGAAAAAGGTAGCGATAAAAAACTCATTCGAAACGGTCATATCTCTTTATTCAGATGA
- the rho gene encoding transcription termination factor Rho, with the protein MFEVIDLSGRALPELKEIAKAFSIESKGLSKGDLILKIVDAQNENNELTKNIMEKFPKKEQKEVKENKEQKEKRPRKVKLEPINEEVVNATISSANEEDSVQEVAEVKVAVEAEAAATSEEIVNAGSADAQQEEDNGVQGMQKEEQEPAPEKKPEKVYYNFDNIVFVTGVLEIMPDGYGFMRSSDYDYLNSPDDVYVSQSQIKLFGLKPGDVVKGGVRPPKEGEKYFPLIKVDQINGRDPSFVRDRVIFDYLTPLFPYEKLKLTGHPQENMSTRVMDLFSPIGKGQRGLIVAQPKTGKTVLLKDIANAIAYNHPEVYLIILLIDERPEEVTDMARSVKAEVISSTFDEPAEKHVKIANIVLEKAKRMVECGHDVVILLDSITRLARAYNTVSPASGKVLTGGVDANALHKPKRFFGAARKVENGGSLTIIATALTETGSKMDEVIFEEFKGTGNMELQLDRKLSNRRIYPAIDLLASSTRRDDLLIDKETLTRLWVLRKHLGDMNPQEAMEFLLDRLRRSQTNEEFLISMNG; encoded by the coding sequence ATGTTTGAAGTTATTGACTTAAGTGGTAGAGCCCTACCCGAATTAAAAGAAATTGCAAAAGCTTTTTCTATAGAAAGTAAAGGTTTGTCTAAAGGAGACCTGATCTTAAAAATAGTTGATGCTCAAAATGAAAACAACGAACTCACAAAAAATATCATGGAAAAATTTCCTAAAAAAGAACAAAAAGAAGTGAAAGAAAATAAAGAACAAAAAGAAAAACGTCCTCGCAAGGTTAAACTTGAACCGATAAATGAGGAAGTTGTAAACGCAACTATTAGCTCTGCTAATGAAGAGGATTCTGTTCAGGAAGTTGCTGAAGTGAAAGTAGCAGTGGAGGCAGAAGCAGCAGCAACAAGTGAAGAGATAGTAAATGCCGGATCTGCAGATGCACAACAAGAAGAAGACAATGGCGTGCAGGGAATGCAGAAAGAAGAACAAGAACCTGCACCTGAAAAAAAACCAGAAAAAGTTTATTACAATTTTGACAATATCGTTTTTGTAACTGGAGTGCTAGAAATTATGCCTGATGGCTACGGTTTTATGAGAAGCTCCGATTACGATTACCTCAATTCTCCTGATGATGTTTACGTTTCTCAATCACAAATTAAATTGTTTGGTTTAAAACCAGGTGATGTTGTTAAAGGTGGGGTACGTCCGCCAAAAGAAGGCGAAAAATATTTTCCATTAATTAAAGTTGATCAAATCAACGGCCGTGACCCATCGTTTGTGCGTGACCGCGTGATTTTTGATTACTTAACACCATTATTTCCTTATGAGAAATTAAAGCTAACCGGACATCCTCAGGAAAACATGAGTACACGTGTTATGGATCTTTTCTCACCTATTGGTAAAGGTCAACGTGGTTTAATTGTTGCTCAGCCTAAAACGGGTAAAACAGTTTTATTAAAAGACATAGCAAATGCAATTGCTTATAATCATCCAGAAGTTTATTTAATTATTCTTTTAATTGATGAACGTCCTGAAGAGGTAACCGATATGGCGCGTAGCGTTAAAGCCGAAGTTATCTCTAGTACATTTGATGAACCTGCAGAAAAACATGTGAAGATTGCCAACATCGTTCTTGAAAAAGCAAAACGTATGGTTGAGTGTGGTCACGATGTGGTTATTTTATTAGATAGTATAACACGTTTAGCACGTGCTTACAATACAGTATCACCAGCAAGTGGAAAGGTATTAACCGGAGGTGTGGATGCTAATGCGCTTCACAAACCAAAACGTTTTTTTGGTGCTGCACGTAAAGTAGAAAATGGCGGATCTTTAACCATTATTGCCACTGCTTTAACAGAGACCGGATCAAAAATGGACGAGGTAATATTTGAAGAATTTAAAGGAACAGGTAACATGGAATTGCAGTTAGATAGAAAATTATCTAACCGTAGAATTTATCCTGCTATCGATCTTTTGGCGTCATCAACACGTAGAGATGATTTATTAATTGATAAAGAAACCTTAACGCGCTTATGGGTACTTCGTAAACATTTAGGTGATATGAATCCGCAAGAAGCGATGGAGTTTTTACTCGATAGATTGCGTCGCAGCCAAACTAATGAAGAATTTCTAATTAGTATGAACGGTTAA
- a CDS encoding DEAD/DEAH box helicase has translation MTFQELGLNSDLLKAVTDLGFVNPTPIQEQTIALLGKEKTDLVALAQTGTGKTAAFGLPMLNRIDCDNKTVQALILAPTRELCVQITNDIKNYGKYLKGFGVTAIYGGARIDGQIKDIKRGVQVVAATPGRLIDMIERRVINLSTVQVVILDEADEMLNMGFKDDLDIILKETPKEKNTWLFSATMPKEVERIARTYMSKPVELTTGKKNEGADNLEHIYYMVSPRDRYLALKRVADFYPEIFGIVFCRTKAETQEVADSLIKDGYSADALHGDLSQSQRDFVMKRFRSKTLQMLVATDVAARGIDVNNVTHVINYNLPEDVENYTHRTGRTARAGKSGIAIAIITPKDSGKVKDIERIIKKKFEKKDVPNGLEVCEKQLFNLVHKLHNVEVKDDEIESFLPAIYEELKDLSKEEIIKRVISEEFNRFHEYYDNAPDLNIVKGAVDGAFGNSRTTRFFVNMGALDGFNINSLKDFLADAVKLQQRMVFNVDVKSSFSFFETESKLVDTFLALNSQDLEFNNRKISLEVSNRKMKEGGRSSDSRGGGRSGGGGYKGGSRDGGFREKREGGFREKREGGFGGGEKREGGGGFGGGEKRDGKRPRKSGSFNGPDRDKSSFAEKKKGFGKSKF, from the coding sequence ATGACTTTTCAAGAATTAGGTCTCAACAGCGACCTATTAAAAGCTGTTACTGACCTTGGGTTCGTTAATCCTACGCCCATACAAGAACAAACTATTGCCCTATTGGGAAAAGAAAAAACAGATCTAGTAGCTTTAGCGCAAACTGGTACTGGTAAAACGGCTGCTTTTGGTTTGCCCATGTTAAACAGAATCGACTGTGATAACAAAACCGTTCAAGCGCTTATTTTAGCTCCTACCCGTGAGTTATGTGTACAAATCACAAACGACATTAAAAATTACGGTAAATATTTAAAAGGATTTGGTGTAACTGCTATTTATGGTGGTGCCCGAATTGATGGACAAATTAAAGACATTAAACGTGGTGTACAGGTAGTTGCTGCAACTCCTGGGCGTTTAATTGACATGATTGAGCGTCGTGTGATTAATTTAAGCACTGTTCAAGTGGTTATTTTAGATGAGGCGGACGAAATGTTGAACATGGGTTTTAAAGATGATTTAGATATTATCTTAAAAGAAACGCCCAAAGAAAAAAACACTTGGTTGTTTAGCGCAACTATGCCTAAAGAAGTTGAGCGTATCGCGCGTACTTATATGAGCAAGCCTGTTGAATTAACAACTGGTAAGAAAAATGAAGGTGCAGATAATTTAGAACACATCTATTACATGGTTAGTCCACGCGATAGATATTTAGCTCTAAAACGTGTTGCCGATTTTTATCCTGAAATTTTTGGAATTGTATTTTGTCGTACGAAAGCAGAAACGCAAGAAGTTGCTGATTCGCTTATTAAAGACGGATACAGCGCTGATGCTTTACATGGTGATCTTTCACAAAGTCAACGTGATTTTGTAATGAAACGTTTCCGTAGCAAAACTTTACAAATGTTGGTGGCTACCGATGTAGCTGCTCGTGGTATTGATGTTAACAACGTAACACACGTTATTAATTACAATTTACCGGAAGATGTTGAGAATTATACGCACCGTACAGGTAGAACTGCTCGTGCTGGTAAGTCTGGTATTGCTATTGCAATTATTACTCCAAAAGACAGTGGTAAGGTAAAAGACATCGAACGTATTATTAAAAAGAAATTCGAAAAGAAAGATGTTCCTAACGGTTTAGAGGTTTGCGAAAAACAACTTTTTAACCTGGTTCATAAATTACATAACGTTGAAGTAAAAGATGATGAAATTGAAAGCTTCTTACCTGCTATCTACGAAGAATTAAAAGACCTTTCTAAAGAAGAAATCATTAAACGTGTAATTAGTGAAGAGTTTAACCGTTTCCATGAATATTATGATAATGCTCCTGATCTTAACATCGTAAAAGGTGCTGTTGACGGTGCTTTCGGAAACAGCAGAACAACGCGTTTCTTTGTAAACATGGGTGCTTTAGACGGATTTAACATCAATAGTTTGAAAGACTTTTTAGCGGATGCTGTAAAATTACAACAGCGTATGGTATTTAATGTAGATGTAAAAAGTAGCTTCTCGTTTTTTGAAACAGAAAGCAAATTAGTAGATACATTCTTAGCATTAAATTCTCAAGATCTTGAATTCAACAACCGGAAAATTTCATTAGAGGTGAGTAACCGCAAAATGAAAGAAGGCGGAAGAAGCAGCGATAGTCGTGGTGGTGGAAGAAGCGGTGGCGGTGGCTACAAAGGTGGTAGTCGTGATGGCGGATTCAGAGAGAAACGTGAAGGTGGTTTCAGAGAAAAACGCGAAGGTGGTTTTGGTGGTGGCGAAAAACGCGAAGGCGGCGGTGGATTCGGTGGCGGTGAAAAACGCGATGGGAAACGTCCTAGAAAATCAGGAAGTTTTAACGGACCAGATCGCGATAAATCTTCTTTTGCAGAAAAGAAAAAAGGTTTCGGTAAGAGTAAATTCTAG
- a CDS encoding DUF4199 domain-containing protein produces MNKKALLYGLFYSLVVIVFKLYIVLSDNMFSKFGFYYSIITAVFLIIPFFFLAIYHVREKDHGGYIGAKEGMRIGLTVLAIGLIITSVYNYVEFNWKADEFIKYYNSSEYLEILKVQQVKNPDKIKVDDFPRIINEQIATLSAFRATTGKIIPLLFIGLSGAFAASIIMKRDQKLVN; encoded by the coding sequence ATGAACAAAAAAGCACTTCTTTACGGTTTATTTTATTCGCTAGTAGTTATTGTTTTTAAACTTTATATCGTTTTAAGCGATAATATGTTTAGTAAATTTGGATTTTATTATTCCATCATTACTGCAGTGTTTTTAATTATTCCTTTTTTCTTTCTTGCTATTTACCATGTTCGAGAAAAAGATCACGGTGGATACATTGGAGCGAAAGAGGGCATGCGTATTGGCCTCACGGTTCTTGCTATTGGATTAATCATAACCAGCGTTTATAATTATGTAGAATTCAATTGGAAGGCAGACGAATTTATCAAGTACTATAACAGTTCTGAATACCTTGAAATTTTAAAAGTTCAGCAAGTTAAAAATCCAGACAAAATAAAAGTTGACGATTTTCCAAGAATAATAAATGAGCAGATCGCTACACTTTCGGCCTTTAGAGCAACTACCGGAAAAATAATTCCATTATTATTTATTGGATTATCTGGAGCATTTGCTGCTTCTATAATTATGAAGCGCGATCAAAAACTCGTGAATTAA